One Cellulosimicrobium protaetiae genomic region harbors:
- a CDS encoding peroxiredoxin, whose translation MAAVADEGIAAVRATPPGPGDPAPDFTLPDTHGTPVHLADLRGGPVLLVFYPFAFSGICTGELCELRDNLEDFEAAGVTLLGVSCDSVFTQKAWAAQEGFEFDLLSDFWPHGDVARAYGVLDEENGLALRGSFLLDADGIVRWSVVNPRGQRRDLDGYRRALEQL comes from the coding sequence GTGGCCGCGGTCGCTGACGAGGGAATCGCCGCCGTCCGGGCCACGCCGCCCGGGCCGGGCGACCCCGCACCCGACTTCACGCTGCCCGACACGCACGGCACGCCCGTCCACCTCGCCGACCTGCGCGGCGGGCCGGTGCTCCTCGTGTTCTACCCGTTCGCGTTCTCCGGCATCTGCACCGGCGAGCTCTGCGAGCTGCGGGACAACCTCGAGGACTTCGAGGCGGCCGGCGTGACCCTGCTGGGAGTCTCGTGCGACTCGGTGTTCACGCAGAAGGCATGGGCGGCCCAGGAGGGCTTCGAGTTCGACCTCCTCTCCGACTTCTGGCCCCACGGCGACGTCGCCCGGGCCTACGGCGTGCTGGACGAGGAGAACGGCCTCGCCCTGCGCGGCTCGTTCCTGCTCGACGCCGACGGGATCGTGCGCTGGTCCGTCGTCAACCCGCGCGGGCAGCGCCGCGACCTCGACGGGTACCGGCGGGCGCTCGAACAGCTCTGA
- a CDS encoding beta-ketoacyl-ACP synthase III translates to MSGATLRQATGPAHSRILAIGGVRGENVVTNDDIAGPIDSSDEWIRQRTGIVTRRRAGADVDVLDLSEAAARDALDRAGLQGADIDAVIVSTVTYFHQTPAAAAVLAERIGATPAAAFDVSAACAGYAYAIAQADALVRAGIATHVLVVGAEKMSDFIDPTDRSISFLLGDGAGAAIVGPSDTPGIGPTVWGSDGGKAQAIRQTHAWSDLREDPSLGWPTLRQDGQSVFKWAAFQMAPVAAKAMAEAGVAPGDIGAFVPHQANMRIIDQMIKQLQLPDTVAVARDIAETGNTSAASIPLATRRLLDEGQVRSGDLALQIGFGAGLVYAAQVVVLP, encoded by the coding sequence GTGAGCGGCGCGACGCTGCGCCAGGCCACCGGCCCGGCGCACTCGCGGATCCTCGCGATCGGTGGTGTGCGAGGCGAGAACGTCGTCACGAACGACGACATCGCCGGTCCGATCGACTCGTCGGACGAGTGGATCCGTCAGCGCACCGGGATCGTGACCCGCCGCCGCGCCGGGGCGGACGTCGACGTGCTCGACCTTTCGGAGGCGGCGGCGCGCGACGCGCTCGACCGCGCGGGGCTGCAGGGCGCGGACATCGACGCCGTCATCGTCTCCACCGTCACGTACTTCCACCAGACGCCCGCGGCCGCCGCGGTGCTCGCCGAGCGCATCGGCGCCACGCCCGCCGCCGCGTTCGACGTCTCCGCCGCGTGCGCCGGGTACGCGTACGCGATCGCGCAGGCCGACGCGCTGGTGCGCGCGGGGATCGCGACGCACGTGCTCGTCGTCGGCGCCGAGAAGATGAGCGACTTCATCGACCCGACGGACCGGTCGATCTCGTTCCTCCTCGGCGACGGCGCTGGCGCGGCGATCGTCGGGCCGTCCGACACCCCGGGCATCGGCCCCACGGTGTGGGGCTCCGACGGCGGCAAGGCCCAGGCGATCCGCCAGACGCACGCCTGGTCGGACCTGCGCGAGGACCCGTCGCTCGGCTGGCCGACGCTGCGCCAGGACGGGCAGAGCGTGTTCAAGTGGGCGGCGTTCCAGATGGCGCCCGTCGCGGCCAAGGCCATGGCCGAGGCCGGGGTCGCCCCCGGCGACATCGGCGCGTTCGTGCCGCACCAGGCGAACATGCGCATCATCGACCAGATGATCAAGCAGCTCCAGCTCCCCGACACGGTCGCGGTCGCCCGCGACATCGCGGAGACCGGCAACACGTCGGCCGCCTCGATCCCGCTCGCGACCCGCCGCCTGCTCGACGAGGGCCAGGTCCGCTCCGGCGACCTCGCGCTCCAGATCGGCTTCGGCGCCGGGCTCGTCTACGCGGCGCAGGTGGTCGTCCTGCCGTAG
- a CDS encoding acyl carrier protein: protein MAYTEQEVLAGLAEIVAEETGLPTDAVALEKSFTDDLDIDSLSMMTIVTHAEDKFGVRIPDDEVKNLATVGDAVSFITGAQA, encoded by the coding sequence ATGGCTTACACCGAGCAGGAAGTCCTCGCCGGCCTCGCGGAGATCGTCGCCGAGGAGACGGGTCTGCCGACCGACGCCGTCGCGCTCGAGAAGTCCTTCACCGACGACCTCGACATCGACTCGCTGTCGATGATGACGATCGTCACGCACGCCGAGGACAAGTTCGGGGTCCGCATCCCGGACGACGAGGTCAAGAACCTCGCGACGGTCGGCGACGCCGTGTCCTTCATCACGGGCGCCCAGGCCTGA
- the aceE gene encoding pyruvate dehydrogenase (acetyl-transferring), homodimeric type, whose amino-acid sequence MASYDETGPLINGLLSQVPDFDPAETGEWVEALDGLIDDRGGPRARYVLLNLLKRARERNVAVPTSFTTPYVNTIGVHEEPYFPGDEALERRYRSWIRWNAAVMVTRAQRPGIGVGGHISSYASVATLYEVGLNHFFRGKDHPGGGDQVYFQGHASPGVYARAFLEGRLSADQLDGFRQEKSHPGGGLPSYPHPRLMPDFWEYPTVSMGLGPASAIYQAWTDKYLHNRGIRDTEQQDVWAFLGDGEMDEPESRGMLQLAAQQQLDNLTFVVNCNLQRLDGPVRGNGKIIQELEAQFRGAGWNVIKVIWGREWDVLLNADKDRALVNLMNVTPDGDYQTYRAESGAFIREHFFGRDPRTKQLVENMTDDDIWNLKRGGHDYRKIYAAYAAARAHTGQPTVILAHTVKGYGLGSTFAGRNATHQMKKVGLADLKTLRDSLRIPITDEELDANPYEPPYYHPGPDAPEIQYLLGRRQQLGGFVPERRSSPKPITLPGDKSYEILKKGSGQQEIATTMAFVRLLKDLIKDKEFGKRIVPIIPDEARTFGLDSIFPSAKIFNTQGQHYLAVDRELMLSYKESEAGQIMHTGINEAGSAAAFQSVGTSYATQGEIMVPFYIFYSMFGFQRTGDQFWAAGDQLTRGFIIGATAGRTTLTGEGLQHADGHSPLIAGTNTAMVQYDPAYGYEIRHIVRDGIERMFGPGEHGVGADGRDQNVMYYLTVYNEPMVQPAEPEDVDVEGILKGIHRLSVGEGDGPRAQILASGVGVPWALEAQQLLHDDWGVAADVWSVTSWNELRRDGLAADQAAFLDPAAEPRTAYVTAKLSGAEGPFVATSDYDHLVPDQIRKWVPGDYEVLGADGFGFSDTRAAARRHFKIDGPSVVVRTLQALAKQGKVPADASAQAIEKYRLMDVTAGTSGNAGGES is encoded by the coding sequence GTGGCTTCGTACGACGAGACCGGACCGCTGATCAACGGTCTGCTCAGCCAGGTTCCGGACTTCGACCCCGCCGAGACCGGCGAGTGGGTCGAGGCCCTCGACGGCCTGATCGACGACCGCGGGGGCCCGCGCGCCCGCTACGTCCTGCTGAACCTGCTCAAGAGGGCCCGGGAGCGCAACGTCGCCGTCCCGACCTCCTTCACCACTCCGTACGTGAACACGATCGGTGTGCACGAGGAGCCCTACTTCCCCGGCGACGAGGCGCTCGAGCGCCGCTACCGCTCGTGGATCCGCTGGAACGCGGCCGTCATGGTGACGCGCGCGCAGCGGCCCGGCATCGGCGTCGGCGGCCACATCTCCTCCTACGCGTCGGTGGCGACGCTGTACGAGGTGGGCCTCAACCACTTCTTCCGCGGCAAGGACCACCCCGGCGGCGGCGACCAGGTCTACTTCCAGGGCCACGCCTCCCCCGGCGTGTACGCGCGCGCGTTCCTCGAGGGCCGCCTCTCGGCGGACCAGCTCGACGGGTTCCGCCAGGAGAAGTCGCACCCGGGCGGCGGCCTGCCGTCGTACCCGCACCCGCGCCTCATGCCCGACTTCTGGGAGTACCCCACGGTCTCCATGGGCCTCGGCCCGGCCAGCGCGATCTACCAGGCGTGGACGGACAAGTACCTGCACAACCGTGGCATCCGCGACACGGAGCAGCAGGACGTGTGGGCGTTCCTCGGCGACGGCGAGATGGACGAGCCGGAGTCGCGCGGCATGCTCCAGCTCGCGGCGCAGCAGCAGCTCGACAACCTGACGTTCGTCGTCAACTGCAACCTGCAGCGCCTCGACGGCCCGGTGCGCGGCAACGGCAAGATCATCCAGGAGCTCGAGGCGCAGTTCCGCGGCGCGGGCTGGAACGTCATCAAGGTCATCTGGGGCCGCGAGTGGGACGTCCTGCTCAACGCGGACAAGGACCGCGCCCTGGTCAACCTCATGAACGTCACGCCCGACGGCGACTACCAGACGTACCGTGCGGAGTCCGGCGCGTTCATCCGCGAGCACTTCTTCGGCCGCGACCCGCGGACCAAGCAGCTCGTCGAGAACATGACCGACGACGACATCTGGAACCTCAAGCGCGGCGGCCACGACTACCGCAAGATCTACGCGGCCTACGCGGCGGCGCGCGCCCACACGGGCCAGCCGACGGTCATCCTCGCCCACACGGTCAAGGGCTACGGCCTCGGCTCGACGTTCGCCGGGCGCAACGCGACGCACCAGATGAAGAAGGTCGGCCTCGCCGACCTCAAGACGCTGCGCGACTCGCTGCGCATCCCGATCACGGACGAGGAGCTCGACGCCAACCCGTACGAGCCCCCGTACTACCACCCGGGTCCCGACGCGCCGGAGATCCAGTACCTCCTGGGCCGTCGTCAGCAGCTCGGCGGGTTCGTCCCCGAGCGGCGCTCGTCGCCCAAGCCGATCACGCTGCCGGGCGACAAGTCCTACGAGATCCTCAAGAAGGGCTCGGGCCAGCAGGAGATCGCCACAACGATGGCCTTCGTCCGGCTCCTCAAGGACCTCATCAAGGACAAGGAGTTCGGCAAGCGCATCGTGCCGATCATCCCGGACGAGGCGCGCACGTTCGGCCTGGACTCGATCTTCCCGTCGGCGAAGATCTTCAACACCCAGGGCCAGCACTACCTCGCCGTGGACCGCGAGCTCATGCTGAGCTACAAGGAGTCCGAGGCCGGCCAGATCATGCACACCGGCATCAACGAGGCCGGTTCCGCGGCCGCGTTCCAGTCGGTCGGCACGTCCTACGCCACACAGGGCGAGATCATGGTGCCGTTCTACATCTTCTACTCGATGTTCGGCTTCCAGCGCACCGGTGACCAGTTCTGGGCGGCGGGCGACCAGCTCACGCGCGGGTTCATCATCGGCGCGACCGCGGGCCGCACGACCCTGACCGGCGAGGGCCTCCAGCACGCCGACGGCCACTCGCCGCTCATCGCGGGCACGAACACGGCGATGGTCCAGTACGACCCGGCGTACGGGTACGAGATCCGCCACATCGTGCGCGACGGTATCGAGCGCATGTTCGGCCCCGGCGAGCACGGGGTCGGCGCGGACGGCCGCGACCAGAACGTCATGTACTACCTCACGGTGTACAACGAGCCGATGGTCCAGCCGGCCGAGCCGGAGGACGTCGACGTCGAGGGCATCCTCAAGGGCATCCACCGCCTCTCCGTCGGCGAGGGCGACGGCCCGCGCGCCCAGATCCTCGCCTCGGGCGTGGGCGTGCCGTGGGCGCTGGAGGCGCAGCAGCTCCTCCACGACGACTGGGGCGTGGCGGCCGACGTGTGGAGCGTGACGAGCTGGAACGAGCTGCGCCGCGACGGACTCGCCGCCGACCAGGCCGCGTTCCTCGACCCGGCCGCCGAGCCGCGGACCGCGTACGTCACGGCGAAGCTGTCCGGCGCCGAGGGCCCGTTCGTCGCGACGAGCGACTACGACCACCTCGTGCCCGACCAGATCCGCAAGTGGGTCCCGGGCGACTACGAGGTGCTCGGGGCCGACGGGTTCGGGTTCTCGGACACGCGCGCGGCGGCCCGCCGGCACTTCAAGATCGACGGCCCGTCCGTCGTCGTGCGCACGCTGCAGGCGCTCGCGAAGCAGGGCAAGGTCCCCGCGGACGCGTCCGCCCAGGCGATCGAGAAGTACCGCCTCATGGACGTCACCGCCGGCACGTCCGGCAACGCCGGCGGCGAGTCCTGA
- a CDS encoding PucR family transcriptional regulator, translating into MTATPRTPASTPAPSGPAGNADNLQRLRDGSGLLMSAALRRLDDEIRWYRELPAEDRSYVGLVAQSGITAFVTWYADPAAPPHGVSDIFAAAPPELTRSISLQNTLQLVRIVVEVVEAYSDQLAAPGGERDLREAVLRYSREVAFSAAEVYARAAEVRGAWDARLEALVVDALIRGDGDDSLRSRVSALGWGGHGPTLVMAGTIASTLDEVRTAELRRATRRAAGDALVGIHGDRLVLVLGGEGDLQAAAASLLPRFGPGPVVIGPTVPGLEEAARSAQAALAGLRAAPAWPQAPRPVLADDLLPERVLTGDTTARRTLVAQAYRPLAEATGSVLETLSAYLGTGRSLEAAARSLYVHPNTVRYRLRKVSEITGWDPLDARESFVLQVALALGQLSTAR; encoded by the coding sequence GTGACGGCGACCCCCAGGACCCCGGCGAGCACGCCCGCCCCGAGCGGCCCGGCGGGCAACGCCGACAACCTCCAGCGTCTGCGGGACGGCAGCGGCCTCCTGATGTCGGCCGCGCTGCGCCGGCTCGACGACGAGATCCGGTGGTACCGCGAGCTGCCGGCCGAGGACCGCTCGTACGTCGGTCTCGTCGCACAGTCCGGCATCACCGCGTTCGTCACCTGGTACGCGGACCCGGCGGCCCCGCCGCACGGCGTGAGCGACATCTTCGCTGCCGCGCCGCCCGAGCTGACACGCTCGATCTCGCTGCAGAACACGCTCCAGCTCGTCCGCATCGTCGTCGAGGTCGTCGAGGCGTACTCCGACCAGCTCGCCGCCCCCGGGGGCGAGCGGGACCTGCGCGAGGCCGTCCTGCGCTACTCGCGCGAGGTCGCCTTCTCCGCGGCGGAGGTCTACGCGCGCGCCGCGGAGGTGCGCGGTGCGTGGGACGCGCGCCTCGAGGCGCTCGTCGTGGACGCGTTGATCCGCGGCGACGGCGACGACTCGCTGCGCTCGCGCGTCTCGGCGCTCGGCTGGGGCGGCCACGGCCCGACCCTGGTCATGGCGGGGACCATCGCGTCGACGCTGGACGAGGTGCGCACGGCCGAGCTGCGGCGCGCGACGCGGCGCGCGGCGGGTGACGCGCTCGTGGGCATCCACGGCGACCGCCTCGTGCTCGTGCTCGGCGGCGAAGGGGACCTGCAGGCCGCGGCTGCTTCGCTGCTTCCCCGGTTCGGGCCCGGCCCGGTCGTCATCGGGCCGACCGTCCCGGGCCTGGAGGAGGCGGCGCGCTCGGCGCAGGCGGCGCTCGCGGGCCTGCGGGCCGCCCCGGCCTGGCCGCAGGCCCCGCGCCCGGTCCTCGCCGACGACCTGCTGCCCGAGCGCGTGCTCACGGGAGACACGACGGCGCGACGCACGCTCGTCGCGCAGGCGTACCGCCCGCTCGCCGAGGCGACGGGGTCGGTGCTCGAGACGCTGTCGGCGTACCTCGGCACGGGGCGGTCGCTCGAGGCGGCCGCCCGGTCGCTCTACGTGCACCCGAACACCGTGCGCTACCGCCTGCGCAAGGTCTCCGAGATCACCGGCTGGGACCCGCTCGACGCGCGCGAGTCCTTCGTCCTGCAGGTCGCGCTCGCGCTCGGGCAGCTCTCGACCGCACGCTGA
- a CDS encoding HIRAN domain-containing protein, with protein MEIVVGLIIVAIVLFWLASRSSHRRKQEPSMPSTPTPVASDISESVPTPVDAHGTVALRTFELWGSHRPDFEVVGEAYRRDAFRKIYKKWSLAPGQEFYGEAVLIPERGNVHDASAVRVDVDDIAVGYLPREDASRYRPTLDNLFERGRVAVTRVRVWATNADGTWRARVTIALGDPSEIVPANEPPGGDIVEIPPSSRTVQVTGEEHHTDVLAPYARGARTSVWVSLHGIEKPGSRNGQRVVEVRIDGQRCGALSPVTSTDLLPVIDRIEASGKLAVARASVRGNSLKADVCLDVMKAGDLNEEWIADNLN; from the coding sequence ATGGAGATCGTTGTCGGACTCATCATCGTCGCGATCGTTCTGTTCTGGCTTGCCAGTAGGTCGTCACACCGCCGCAAGCAGGAGCCGAGCATGCCCTCGACACCTACGCCTGTGGCTTCCGACATCTCGGAGTCGGTGCCGACGCCCGTAGACGCACACGGGACCGTCGCGCTCCGGACATTCGAGCTGTGGGGTTCTCACCGTCCCGACTTTGAGGTGGTCGGAGAGGCCTACCGCCGCGACGCGTTCCGGAAGATCTACAAGAAGTGGTCGCTCGCTCCAGGCCAAGAGTTCTACGGCGAGGCGGTGTTGATACCGGAGCGGGGCAACGTGCATGACGCTAGCGCCGTGCGTGTCGACGTTGATGACATTGCGGTTGGTTACCTGCCTCGGGAGGACGCCTCGCGATATCGGCCGACCCTCGACAATCTGTTCGAGAGAGGGCGTGTCGCGGTCACCCGCGTCCGCGTGTGGGCGACCAACGCAGACGGGACCTGGCGCGCAAGGGTGACCATCGCACTAGGGGATCCGAGCGAGATCGTCCCGGCTAACGAGCCGCCCGGAGGGGATATCGTCGAGATTCCGCCTAGCTCCCGCACAGTGCAGGTCACGGGGGAGGAGCACCACACGGACGTGCTCGCCCCGTACGCGCGGGGCGCGCGTACGAGTGTGTGGGTGTCGCTGCACGGTATCGAGAAGCCGGGATCGAGGAATGGCCAGCGAGTCGTCGAGGTCCGGATCGATGGCCAACGCTGCGGCGCTCTGTCACCTGTCACGTCTACCGACCTCCTGCCCGTGATCGACAGGATCGAGGCATCGGGGAAACTCGCGGTCGCACGTGCCTCGGTGAGGGGAAATTCCCTTAAGGCCGACGTCTGCCTCGACGTGATGAAGGCCGGAGACCTCAACGAGGAATGGATCGCAGATAACCTGAACTGA
- a CDS encoding beta-ketoacyl-[acyl-carrier-protein] synthase family protein, with the protein MSAATEVVVTGLGATTPLGGDVPSTWAAALAGESGARTLENDWAERYEIPVTFAATLKVDPAEVLARPEIKRMDPSTQYAIIAAREAWADAGSPEVDGDRLGTVVSSGIGGIWTTLDGWDTLRERGARRMLPMTVPMLMPNSPTAYVSLELGARAGAHALVSACASGAEAIGYGVDMIRAGRADIVVAGGTEATIHPMPIAAFAASRTLSLRNDDPQGASRPYDVDRDGFVIGEGSGVVVLESAEHAAARGARVYARLAGVGLSADAYHITSPDPDGRGQVAAMRRAIEEAGVTGRDVVHVNAHATSTKVGDLTETRSIRSLLGSDTDHVLLSATKSMTGHLLGGAGALESIFTIKAVAERIAPPTINVANPDPELQVPLVRDTPAPLPAGDIVAVNNSFGFGGHNVALAVASV; encoded by the coding sequence ATGTCCGCCGCTACTGAAGTCGTCGTCACCGGCCTCGGCGCCACCACGCCGCTCGGCGGCGACGTGCCCTCGACCTGGGCCGCGGCGCTCGCCGGCGAGTCCGGCGCACGCACCCTCGAGAACGACTGGGCGGAGCGCTACGAGATCCCGGTGACGTTCGCCGCGACCCTCAAGGTGGACCCCGCCGAGGTCCTGGCGCGACCCGAGATCAAGCGCATGGACCCCTCGACGCAGTACGCCATCATCGCGGCGCGCGAGGCGTGGGCCGACGCGGGCAGCCCCGAGGTCGACGGCGACCGGCTCGGCACCGTCGTGTCGTCCGGGATCGGCGGTATCTGGACCACGCTCGACGGCTGGGACACGCTGCGCGAGCGCGGCGCGCGCCGCATGCTGCCGATGACCGTGCCCATGCTCATGCCCAACTCCCCCACCGCGTACGTGTCGCTCGAGCTCGGCGCCCGCGCCGGAGCCCACGCGCTCGTCTCGGCCTGCGCGTCCGGCGCCGAGGCGATCGGCTACGGCGTCGACATGATCCGCGCGGGCCGCGCGGACATCGTCGTCGCGGGCGGGACCGAGGCGACGATCCACCCCATGCCGATCGCGGCCTTCGCCGCGTCGCGCACGCTCTCGCTGCGCAACGACGACCCGCAGGGCGCCTCACGCCCCTACGACGTCGACCGCGACGGCTTCGTCATCGGCGAGGGCTCGGGCGTCGTCGTCCTGGAGAGCGCCGAGCACGCCGCCGCGCGCGGCGCCCGCGTGTACGCGCGGCTAGCCGGCGTCGGCCTGTCCGCGGACGCGTACCACATCACGTCCCCGGACCCGGACGGCCGCGGGCAGGTCGCCGCGATGCGCCGGGCGATCGAGGAGGCCGGGGTGACGGGCCGCGACGTCGTGCACGTCAACGCGCACGCGACCTCGACCAAGGTGGGCGACCTCACCGAGACCCGGTCGATCCGCTCTCTCCTGGGCTCCGACACCGACCACGTGCTCCTCTCGGCCACCAAGTCGATGACCGGTCACCTCCTCGGCGGCGCGGGCGCTCTCGAGTCGATCTTCACGATCAAGGCGGTCGCCGAGCGCATCGCTCCCCCGACGATCAACGTCGCGAACCCGGACCCCGAGCTCCAGGTCCCGCTCGTGCGCGACACCCCGGCCCCGCTGCCCGCGGGCGACATCGTCGCGGTGAACAACTCGTTCGGCTTCGGCGGCCACAACGTGGCCCTCGCGGTCGCGAGCGTCTGA
- a CDS encoding DUF3052 domain-containing protein codes for MTDSAGPSGADRLGFAAGNVVQEFGWSEDVDDDLRGELEQLVGGELVDEDYDDVTDGVIVWYREDDGDLTDLLVDVQTVLDDGGLIWVLTPKPGRSGHVGHNDIQEAATTAGLHATSTFAIAPDWSATKLGTRGRGR; via the coding sequence GTGACCGACAGCGCAGGGCCCAGCGGGGCGGACCGTCTCGGGTTCGCAGCCGGCAACGTGGTCCAGGAGTTCGGCTGGTCGGAGGACGTCGACGACGACCTGCGCGGTGAGCTCGAGCAGCTCGTCGGCGGCGAGCTCGTCGACGAGGACTACGACGACGTCACCGACGGCGTGATCGTGTGGTACCGCGAGGACGACGGCGACCTCACGGACCTGCTCGTGGACGTCCAGACGGTGCTCGACGACGGCGGGCTCATCTGGGTGCTCACGCCCAAGCCGGGACGCTCCGGGCACGTGGGCCACAACGACATCCAGGAGGCCGCGACCACGGCCGGGCTGCACGCGACGAGCACGTTCGCGATCGCGCCCGACTGGTCCGCGACGAAGCTCGGGACCCGTGGCCGCGGTCGCTGA
- a CDS encoding ACP S-malonyltransferase: MLAVLCPGQGSQSPGMLAPWLDLPGVADQVAAFGEAASLDLRSHGTESDADTIRDTAVAQPLIVASSLVALRAILDGRSTADVVDVTAGHSVGELAAAAVAGALTDVGAVGLVAHRARAMAAAAAATPTGMSAVVGGDPEEVLAAIEAAHLWPANVNGGGQVVAAGALDHLAALAENPPAKARVIPLQVAGAFHTPFMQPALEAFEPVAASWDVTDPRLPFLSNADGEPYATIDIEGSEFGKARDVVRRLTAQIAAPVRWDLCQETLAELGVTAILELAPGGVLTGLARRTLKGVESVAVKSPDDVEAARDLIARHSVAGGASTGTDGDDA, from the coding sequence GTGCTCGCCGTCTTGTGCCCTGGACAGGGCTCCCAGTCCCCCGGAATGCTCGCCCCCTGGCTCGACCTGCCCGGCGTCGCCGACCAGGTCGCCGCGTTCGGCGAGGCCGCGAGCCTCGACCTGCGGTCGCACGGGACGGAGTCCGACGCCGACACGATCCGAGACACCGCGGTCGCCCAGCCGCTCATCGTCGCGTCGTCTCTGGTCGCCCTGCGGGCCATCCTCGACGGTCGCAGCACCGCGGACGTCGTCGACGTGACCGCGGGCCACTCGGTCGGCGAGCTCGCCGCCGCCGCGGTCGCGGGTGCCCTGACCGACGTCGGCGCCGTGGGGCTCGTCGCGCACCGGGCGCGCGCCATGGCCGCGGCCGCCGCCGCGACGCCCACGGGCATGAGCGCGGTCGTCGGGGGCGACCCGGAGGAGGTGCTCGCGGCGATCGAGGCCGCGCACCTGTGGCCCGCCAACGTCAACGGCGGCGGACAGGTCGTCGCCGCGGGGGCGCTCGACCACCTCGCGGCCCTCGCCGAGAACCCGCCCGCCAAGGCGCGCGTCATCCCGCTCCAGGTCGCCGGCGCGTTCCACACGCCGTTCATGCAGCCCGCGCTCGAGGCGTTCGAGCCCGTGGCCGCGTCGTGGGACGTCACCGACCCGCGCCTGCCGTTCCTCTCGAACGCCGACGGCGAGCCGTACGCGACGATCGACATCGAGGGCAGCGAGTTCGGCAAGGCGCGCGACGTCGTGCGCCGCCTCACCGCGCAGATCGCCGCGCCCGTGCGCTGGGACCTGTGCCAGGAGACGCTCGCCGAGCTCGGTGTCACCGCGATCCTCGAGCTCGCCCCCGGCGGCGTCCTCACGGGGCTCGCGCGGCGCACGCTCAAGGGCGTGGAGTCGGTGGCCGTGAAGTCGCCCGACGACGTCGAGGCGGCCCGCGACCTCATCGCCCGCCACTCCGTCGCCGGGGGCGCGTCCACCGGTACGGACGGGGACGACGCGTGA